A genomic segment from Chitinophaga flava encodes:
- the nth gene encoding endonuclease III, with translation MTKKERYAFVLNYFETHVPNAETELIYDNPYQLLVAVILSAQCTDKRVNMTTPAIFERYPDTAALSQATFDDLFPLIRSISYPNNKTKHLIGMAQMVMHDFNGEIPDTVAELVKLPGVGRKTANVITSVIHQQPNMAVDTHVFRVSARIGLTTNAKTPLQTELQLLKNIPKEKVHIAHHWLILHGRYTCLARNPKCEECGLRPACKYYQQLIKAQ, from the coding sequence ATGACCAAAAAAGAGCGGTACGCCTTTGTGCTCAACTATTTTGAGACACATGTGCCTAATGCCGAAACAGAGCTTATTTACGATAATCCCTACCAGCTGCTGGTAGCCGTTATTCTCTCCGCACAATGCACCGATAAACGGGTGAATATGACCACTCCTGCCATATTTGAGCGCTATCCGGACACTGCCGCACTGAGTCAGGCTACTTTCGATGATCTGTTTCCCCTCATCAGAAGTATTAGTTATCCTAACAATAAAACCAAACACCTCATAGGCATGGCCCAGATGGTGATGCATGACTTCAATGGGGAAATACCCGACACCGTGGCCGAACTGGTGAAACTGCCTGGTGTAGGCCGTAAAACCGCTAACGTAATCACCTCCGTGATACACCAGCAGCCCAATATGGCCGTGGATACGCATGTGTTCAGAGTTTCCGCCCGCATTGGTCTTACCACCAACGCCAAAACACCACTGCAAACAGAACTGCAACTGCTGAAAAATATACCAAAAGAAAAGGTACATATCGCCCACCACTGGCTGATCCTGCATGGCCGTTATACCTGCCTGGCAAGAAATCCCAAATGTGAAGAATGCGGTTTAAGGCCCGCCTGCAAGTATTATCAGCAGCTTATCAAAGCACAATAA
- the gldA gene encoding gliding motility-associated ABC transporter ATP-binding subunit GldA — MSILVSQLSKVYGEQRAVDAISFELKKGEITGFLGPNGAGKSTTMKMITGFLPPTSGSASVCGYDIVSQSLEVRKRVGYLPESNPLYYDMYVREFLEFVAGVHQLGQTTAERIRKVIDITGLQPESRKKIGALSNGYKQRVGLAQALLHDPEVLILDEPTTGLDPNQLADIRQLIKDLGADKTVILSTHIMQEVEALCGRVIIINKGKIVADDQLSELQQQNTANGYLQVTFGEPATAEELAQIAGVARVKAAEGNSWQLYTNEIDLVRKNLLQFALINNRNILSLQSNSQSLETIFREITKSV; from the coding sequence ATGTCTATCCTGGTATCACAACTTAGTAAGGTCTATGGCGAACAAAGGGCGGTAGATGCTATTTCCTTTGAGCTGAAGAAAGGGGAAATAACAGGATTCCTGGGCCCCAACGGGGCGGGGAAGTCTACCACCATGAAAATGATTACGGGCTTTCTGCCTCCTACCAGCGGCAGTGCCAGTGTTTGTGGTTATGATATTGTCAGCCAGTCACTGGAGGTACGTAAAAGAGTAGGATACCTGCCGGAGTCGAACCCGTTGTATTACGACATGTATGTACGGGAGTTTCTGGAGTTTGTTGCCGGTGTGCATCAGCTGGGACAGACTACTGCGGAGCGTATCAGGAAGGTGATCGATATTACCGGACTGCAGCCGGAAAGCCGGAAAAAGATAGGGGCACTGTCTAACGGCTACAAACAGCGTGTTGGGCTGGCCCAGGCGCTGCTGCATGATCCCGAAGTGCTGATCCTGGATGAGCCCACTACAGGGCTAGATCCCAATCAGCTGGCTGATATCCGTCAACTTATCAAAGACCTCGGAGCCGATAAAACCGTGATCCTTTCCACCCATATCATGCAGGAAGTGGAAGCTCTCTGCGGACGTGTGATCATCATCAACAAGGGAAAAATAGTGGCTGACGACCAGCTGTCGGAGCTGCAGCAGCAAAATACCGCCAACGGCTATCTGCAGGTGACCTTCGGAGAGCCGGCCACAGCTGAAGAACTGGCACAGATCGCCGGTGTTGCCCGCGTCAAAGCTGCAGAAGGCAACAGCTGGCAACTGTATACCAACGAGATAGACCTTGTGCGAAAAAACCTGCTACAATTTGCTTTGATTAATAACAGGAACATCCTTTCTTTGCAAAGCAATTCACAAAGCCTGGAAACCATTTTCCGGGAAATAACCAAGAGCGTTTAG
- a CDS encoding SUMF1/EgtB/PvdO family nonheme iron enzyme codes for MRRLTSLSLLVGTGVMLSMTACHKDGGGLFGKKKEASSATGWNYNDQKMGGFSVAKNKNQITGPGLVFVQGGTFAMGATEQDVMGDWNNIPRRITVSSFYIDESEVANVHYREYLFWLARVYNESFPQVYRNALPDTLVWRSELAYNEPLVEYYFRHPAYNDYPVVGVTWKQATDYCKWRSNRVNEKLLMDKGLLSKADITNQSDDNTFDTKAYSAGLYEGTPGKMSSSVKNQFKNADGTPRAAQFEDGIMLPAYRLPTEAEWEYAALGYIGQNPGPSKKEGKHGEELIMNKQVYSWGTNTSGLRDIRRGTMQGQFLANFKRGSGDNMGVAGGLNDRASIPGPTRSFYPNTFGIYNMSGNVAEWVLDVYRPLSPIDGEDFNYFRGNKFQTVYQNENKEFEKDSLGHLKMRDVTDEESANRLNYQKGDVINYLDGDTLSQVEYGYGVTTLINDKSHVVKGGSWNDRAYWLSPGTRRYMQEDMATNTVGFRCAMDRVGSPEGNKFKTGNLFKKQRQKR; via the coding sequence ATGCGTAGATTAACCTCTTTATCATTGCTCGTTGGTACCGGCGTAATGCTATCCATGACTGCCTGTCACAAGGACGGTGGAGGACTTTTCGGCAAAAAGAAGGAAGCATCCTCTGCTACGGGCTGGAACTATAATGACCAGAAAATGGGTGGTTTCAGCGTAGCCAAAAATAAAAACCAGATTACAGGTCCGGGCCTTGTATTTGTACAAGGTGGTACTTTCGCCATGGGCGCCACTGAGCAGGATGTAATGGGCGACTGGAACAACATTCCACGTCGTATTACAGTATCCTCCTTCTATATCGATGAATCCGAAGTGGCCAACGTGCACTATCGGGAGTATCTGTTCTGGCTGGCCCGCGTGTACAACGAATCCTTCCCACAGGTTTACCGTAACGCGCTGCCGGACACCCTGGTATGGCGTAGTGAACTGGCTTACAATGAGCCACTGGTAGAATACTACTTCCGCCACCCGGCCTACAACGACTATCCGGTAGTAGGTGTAACCTGGAAACAGGCAACAGACTACTGTAAATGGCGTTCCAACCGTGTAAACGAAAAGCTGTTGATGGACAAAGGCCTGCTTTCCAAAGCAGACATTACCAACCAGTCTGATGATAATACCTTCGACACCAAAGCTTATAGCGCTGGTCTCTATGAAGGTACTCCGGGCAAAATGTCCAGCTCTGTTAAAAACCAGTTCAAAAACGCGGACGGTACTCCAAGGGCCGCCCAGTTTGAAGACGGTATCATGCTGCCTGCCTACCGCCTGCCCACAGAAGCAGAATGGGAATACGCAGCATTGGGTTACATCGGTCAGAACCCTGGCCCTTCCAAAAAAGAAGGCAAACACGGGGAAGAGCTGATCATGAACAAACAGGTTTACTCCTGGGGCACCAACACCAGCGGTCTGCGTGATATCCGCCGTGGTACCATGCAAGGACAGTTCCTGGCCAACTTTAAACGCGGTTCCGGTGATAACATGGGTGTGGCCGGTGGTCTGAACGACCGTGCCTCCATCCCTGGCCCTACCCGCTCTTTCTACCCTAACACTTTCGGTATCTACAATATGTCCGGTAACGTAGCAGAATGGGTACTGGATGTTTACAGGCCTCTCAGCCCTATCGATGGTGAAGACTTCAACTACTTCCGTGGTAACAAGTTCCAGACCGTTTACCAGAACGAAAACAAAGAGTTCGAAAAAGACAGCCTGGGTCACCTGAAAATGCGTGATGTTACTGATGAAGAAAGTGCTAACCGTCTTAACTACCAGAAAGGTGACGTAATCAACTACCTCGATGGTGACACCCTCTCTCAGGTAGAATATGGTTATGGCGTCACTACCCTGATCAACGACAAATCACACGTTGTAAAAGGTGGTAGCTGGAACGACCGCGCCTACTGGCTCTCTCCAGGTACCCGCCGTTACATGCAGGAAGACATGGCCACCAACACCGTAGGTTTCCGTTGTGCAATGGACCGCGTAGGTAGCCCTGAAGGTAACAAGTTCAAAACTGGTAACCTGTTCAAAAAACAAAGACAGAAAAGATAA
- a CDS encoding FtsB family cell division protein has product MSFFKSIKLPRYVKNKFFITGVAFVIWIAFLDKTNLMYQYQFQSEVNKLENQKDFFIKEIKQTKEEQQELLSSPEKLEKFAREKYYMKKDNEDLFIITPAPQE; this is encoded by the coding sequence ATGTCTTTCTTCAAATCCATAAAACTGCCCAGGTATGTAAAGAACAAGTTCTTTATCACGGGCGTCGCATTTGTTATATGGATTGCCTTTCTGGACAAAACCAACCTGATGTACCAATATCAGTTCCAGTCTGAAGTCAACAAACTGGAAAACCAGAAAGATTTTTTTATCAAAGAAATCAAACAGACGAAGGAAGAACAACAGGAACTCCTGTCCAGCCCGGAAAAACTGGAGAAATTTGCCCGCGAAAAATACTACATGAAAAAGGATAATGAAGACCTCTTTATTATCACGCCTGCACCCCAAGAGTAG
- a CDS encoding YqjF family protein, with translation MRPFLTANWRNLLMLNFAADAATLQPYLPAHTEPDTWNNTHYVSLVGFLFEDTRVKGISFPGHRTFEEVNLRFYVRYKDQGQWKRGVVFIKELVPKHLITFVANTLYRENYATHRMRHQWEYPGNNILRVTYEWETNGQPNYLSATATETALPLTPGSEAAFITEHYWGYTRLNDRTTGEYQVTHPQWDIHPVQHYDYQCNSAELYGAAFGPILQQAPLSALLAQGSAIAVMPGRKLLA, from the coding sequence ATGCGCCCATTCCTGACTGCCAACTGGCGAAATCTGCTGATGCTGAATTTTGCCGCAGATGCCGCCACCTTACAGCCTTACCTCCCCGCACATACTGAACCCGATACCTGGAACAATACTCATTATGTAAGCCTGGTAGGCTTCCTGTTTGAAGATACCCGCGTAAAAGGGATCTCGTTCCCCGGTCACCGTACCTTCGAAGAAGTAAACCTCCGCTTTTATGTACGCTATAAAGATCAGGGGCAATGGAAACGCGGCGTAGTGTTTATCAAAGAACTGGTACCTAAACACCTGATCACCTTCGTAGCCAATACCCTGTACCGGGAAAACTATGCGACCCACCGCATGCGCCACCAATGGGAATATCCCGGCAACAACATCCTCCGGGTCACCTATGAATGGGAAACAAACGGCCAGCCCAATTACCTCAGCGCTACAGCTACCGAAACAGCCCTGCCACTTACTCCTGGCAGTGAAGCCGCCTTTATCACCGAACATTACTGGGGTTATACCCGGCTCAATGACCGCACCACCGGCGAATATCAGGTTACACATCCGCAATGGGACATCCATCCGGTACAACATTACGACTACCAGTGCAACTCCGCCGAACTATACGGCGCCGCCTTCGGCCCTATCCTGCAACAAGCCCCTCTTTCGGCCCTGCTGGCTCAGGGGTCTGCTATCGCGGTAATGCCCGGAAGGAAGCTACTGGCCTAA
- a CDS encoding peptidoglycan DD-metalloendopeptidase family protein: protein MKRVIGLFCLLPHLLQAQSVPEKNYPQGYFRNPLNVPIELAGNFGELRPNHFHSGMDMKTQQKENLPVHAAADGYVSRIGVSHTGFGNVLYITHPNGYTTVYAHLNSFFPALQAYVKKQQYASESWASDLSIPANMFPVKKGDFVAWSGNTGGSAGPHLHFEIRNTQTEKPLNPLLFGFNIADTRPPDVYRIAIYDMEKSIYEQQPMILAVKKAGDHYVTTQPVVKVKADKVGLGINAIDRMNDAPNTYGIYEVFMLNNNVPDIDFQLDNIGYDETRYLNAHIDYKVKKGGGPYLQLLFSLPGNELDIYHDLKGDGTINLADGQVHEVKLLVKDAYGNTSTVKVNLQQGGEETPDKPCANTMYPDSRNIFENNQVEFYLDERALYDRICFNYQEIPAASAKYYSNIYHLHTPLVPVHDFFDVRLKATRTVPEYLQPKIVMVREGLGSTSVSGTVLEDGWYKGTFRDFGNFHLEVDTIAPKVVPVGVKPGANLSKAAKLSFTMSDASGIKDFRGELDGKWLMFSRKGNVLTYTFDEHCPPGNHTLVMKVTDVAGNEGSYHLSFKR, encoded by the coding sequence ATGAAGAGAGTTATTGGCTTATTTTGCTTACTACCACATTTATTACAGGCACAATCCGTTCCCGAAAAAAATTACCCTCAGGGTTATTTCAGGAACCCGCTGAATGTTCCCATAGAGCTGGCTGGTAACTTCGGAGAGTTAAGGCCTAACCACTTCCATTCCGGAATGGACATGAAAACCCAGCAGAAGGAAAATCTGCCGGTGCATGCTGCTGCAGATGGATATGTGAGCCGTATAGGCGTGTCGCATACCGGCTTCGGGAATGTATTGTACATTACCCACCCCAATGGCTATACGACCGTATATGCCCATCTGAACAGCTTCTTTCCTGCCCTTCAGGCTTACGTGAAAAAACAACAGTATGCCAGTGAAAGCTGGGCCAGTGACCTGTCTATCCCGGCGAATATGTTTCCCGTGAAGAAAGGTGATTTTGTAGCCTGGAGTGGTAATACCGGCGGTTCTGCCGGCCCGCACCTGCACTTCGAAATCCGGAACACTCAGACGGAAAAACCGCTCAACCCGCTGCTGTTTGGCTTTAACATAGCTGATACCCGCCCGCCGGATGTTTATCGTATAGCCATTTACGATATGGAGAAAAGCATCTATGAGCAACAGCCTATGATACTCGCTGTTAAAAAAGCCGGCGACCACTACGTGACCACTCAGCCCGTTGTAAAAGTGAAAGCCGATAAGGTTGGTCTTGGTATCAACGCTATCGACCGCATGAACGACGCACCCAACACCTATGGCATCTACGAAGTGTTTATGCTGAATAATAATGTGCCGGACATCGACTTCCAGCTGGATAATATCGGGTATGATGAAACCAGATATCTGAATGCCCATATCGACTATAAGGTGAAAAAAGGCGGAGGCCCTTATCTGCAGCTGCTGTTTTCCCTGCCAGGCAATGAACTGGACATATACCACGATCTGAAAGGTGATGGTACCATCAACCTGGCAGACGGACAAGTGCACGAAGTGAAACTACTGGTGAAAGACGCCTATGGCAACACTTCCACCGTGAAGGTAAACCTGCAGCAGGGCGGAGAGGAAACACCGGACAAGCCTTGTGCCAATACCATGTATCCTGATTCTCGCAATATCTTCGAAAACAACCAGGTCGAGTTCTACCTGGATGAGCGTGCGCTGTATGACCGGATCTGCTTTAATTACCAGGAGATCCCGGCTGCATCTGCAAAATATTATTCCAACATCTATCACCTCCATACTCCGCTGGTACCAGTACACGACTTCTTTGACGTGCGGTTGAAGGCTACCAGAACAGTACCCGAATATCTGCAGCCTAAAATAGTGATGGTACGGGAAGGACTTGGCAGTACCAGCGTATCCGGTACTGTGCTGGAAGACGGCTGGTACAAAGGCACTTTCCGCGATTTCGGCAACTTCCACCTGGAAGTAGATACGATAGCGCCCAAAGTAGTGCCGGTGGGTGTGAAACCCGGCGCCAACCTGTCTAAAGCCGCCAAGCTGTCTTTTACAATGAGCGATGCCAGTGGTATCAAGGATTTCCGCGGAGAGCTGGATGGTAAGTGGCTGATGTTTTCCCGGAAAGGTAACGTGCTCACCTATACGTTTGATGAGCATTGTCCTCCCGGCAATCATACGCTCGTGATGAAAGTGACTGATGTAGCAGGTAATGAAGGTAGCTATCATCTGTCTTTCAAACGTTAG
- the bcp gene encoding thioredoxin-dependent thiol peroxidase has protein sequence MVNLKEGEKAPVFNGRDQHGKAVSLKDLAGKRVVLYFYPKDMTPGCTAQACNLRDNYQDLTKKGYAVVGVSTDDEQSHLKFIEKYDLPFTLLADDDHKIVNQYGVWGEKQMMGRKYEGVYRTTFLINENGVIDHIIKKPNTQNHTEEILEIWK, from the coding sequence ATGGTAAACTTAAAAGAAGGAGAAAAAGCACCGGTATTCAACGGCAGGGACCAGCACGGCAAAGCCGTGTCACTGAAAGACCTTGCAGGCAAACGTGTGGTACTTTATTTCTATCCGAAAGACATGACTCCTGGCTGTACTGCGCAGGCCTGCAATCTGCGCGATAACTACCAGGACCTGACTAAAAAAGGATATGCAGTGGTAGGAGTAAGCACCGACGACGAACAAAGCCATCTGAAGTTTATAGAAAAATATGACCTGCCTTTTACCTTACTGGCAGATGATGACCATAAGATCGTAAACCAGTATGGTGTCTGGGGTGAAAAACAGATGATGGGCCGCAAGTATGAAGGAGTTTACCGTACTACTTTCCTCATCAATGAAAACGGCGTGATTGATCATATCATCAAAAAGCCGAATACACAGAACCACACGGAAGAGATCCTGGAGATCTGGAAGTAG
- the eno gene encoding phosphopyruvate hydratase: MSTISEIHARQILDSRGNPTIEVDVTTEDGHFGRAAVPSGASTGKHEAVELRDNDKSVYGGKGVLEAIKNVNEIISEELVGWEVTDQAGIDKLLISLDGTPNKAKLGANATLAVSMAVAKAAAEQCNQPLYRYLGGVNAFTLPIPLMNIINGGAHADNKIDFQEFMIVPIGASTFSEGLRWGVEVFHKLKSVLKGKGYSTNVGDEGGFAPEIQSNEEAIETVLEAIKAAGYTPGEQIAIALDAASSEMYSDETKKYKFYKSSQKEITSDEMVAYWTEWCNKYPIVSIEDGMAEDDWEGWKKLTEAVGSRVQLVGDDLFVTNVKRLKQGIDQNIGNSILIKVNQIGTVTETIDAVNMAHKAGYTSIMSHRSGETEDTTIADLAVALNCGQIKTGSASRTDRMAKYNQLLRIEEELGEVAIYPTKAISVKK; this comes from the coding sequence ATGAGTACTATTTCAGAAATCCATGCCAGGCAAATTCTCGATAGCCGCGGTAATCCTACAATTGAAGTAGATGTAACTACTGAAGATGGTCATTTCGGCCGTGCTGCCGTTCCATCCGGCGCCTCTACCGGTAAGCATGAAGCAGTAGAACTGCGTGATAACGACAAGAGCGTTTATGGTGGTAAAGGTGTACTGGAAGCCATTAAGAACGTAAACGAAATTATTTCGGAAGAACTGGTTGGCTGGGAAGTTACAGACCAGGCTGGTATCGATAAATTACTGATCTCCCTGGATGGCACCCCCAACAAAGCCAAACTGGGCGCCAACGCTACCCTGGCTGTGAGCATGGCCGTTGCCAAAGCTGCTGCAGAACAATGCAATCAACCGCTGTACCGCTACCTGGGCGGCGTTAACGCATTTACCCTGCCTATTCCCCTGATGAACATCATCAACGGTGGTGCGCACGCAGACAACAAAATTGATTTCCAGGAATTTATGATCGTTCCTATCGGTGCATCTACCTTCTCTGAAGGTCTGCGCTGGGGTGTGGAAGTATTCCACAAACTGAAATCTGTACTGAAAGGTAAAGGCTATAGCACCAACGTAGGTGACGAAGGTGGTTTCGCTCCTGAAATCCAGAGCAACGAAGAAGCTATCGAAACTGTACTCGAAGCTATCAAAGCTGCCGGTTACACTCCGGGTGAACAAATCGCTATCGCCCTGGACGCCGCCAGCAGCGAAATGTACAGTGACGAAACCAAAAAATATAAATTCTACAAAAGCTCTCAGAAAGAAATCACCAGCGATGAAATGGTGGCTTACTGGACTGAGTGGTGCAACAAATACCCTATCGTTTCCATCGAAGACGGTATGGCAGAAGACGACTGGGAAGGTTGGAAAAAACTGACTGAAGCTGTAGGCAGCCGCGTTCAGCTGGTAGGTGACGACCTGTTCGTAACCAACGTTAAACGTCTGAAACAAGGTATCGATCAAAACATCGGCAACAGCATCCTGATCAAAGTAAACCAGATCGGTACTGTAACAGAAACCATTGATGCCGTAAACATGGCCCACAAAGCCGGTTATACTTCCATCATGAGCCACCGCTCCGGTGAAACCGAAGATACTACTATCGCTGACCTCGCTGTAGCACTGAACTGCGGCCAGATCAAAACCGGTTCTGCTTCCCGCACCGACCGTATGGCTAAATACAACCAGCTGCTCCGTATTGAAGAAGAGCTGGGCGAAGTAGCAATCTATCCAACTAAAGCTATCAGCGTTAAAAAATAA